One Deinococcus sp. LM3 genomic region harbors:
- the pruA gene encoding L-glutamate gamma-semialdehyde dehydrogenase, with amino-acid sequence MIKVQEYRPQSFIDFTKEENVKAYQDALKKVRAELVGKHYPLIIDGERVDTAEKLTSLNPCDTSEVVGTTAKATVEDAERALQGAWKAFESWKTWDMDARARILLKASAILKRRRLEACALMSVEVGKNYAEADVEVAEAIDFLEYYARSAMKYAGFGAAETTWFEGEENGLMFMPVGVGVSISPWNFPCAIFLGMLAAPIVAGNCVIAKPAEDSGLIAGMMVDILLEAGLPAGVLQFLPGVGKEVGEYLTTHAKTRFITFTGSRAVGLHINEVAAKTQPGQKWIKKVILELGGKDGLIVDETADLDVAVTAAVQGAFGFNGQKCSAMSRLIVVDSVYDAVVSGFVERTKALKVGTGEENANVTAVVNQMSFDKIKGYLELAPSEGKVLLGGEAPGEANGKQGYYVQPTIVGDVKRDARLAQEEIFGPVVSVIRARDWQDALDIANSTEYGLTGGVCSRDRARLEQARHEFEAGNLYFNRKITGAIVGVQPFGGYNMSGTDSKAGGPDYLANFMQLKTVTERW; translated from the coding sequence ATGATCAAAGTTCAGGAGTACCGCCCGCAGAGCTTCATCGACTTCACGAAGGAAGAGAACGTCAAGGCCTATCAGGACGCCCTCAAGAAGGTACGGGCTGAGCTGGTCGGGAAGCATTACCCCCTGATCATCGACGGCGAGAGGGTGGATACGGCCGAGAAGCTGACCTCGCTGAACCCGTGCGACACCAGTGAAGTGGTGGGCACGACGGCGAAGGCAACCGTCGAGGATGCCGAGCGTGCCCTGCAAGGCGCGTGGAAGGCGTTCGAGTCGTGGAAGACGTGGGACATGGACGCCCGCGCCCGCATTCTGTTGAAGGCGTCTGCGATCCTGAAGCGCCGCCGCCTGGAGGCCTGCGCGCTGATGAGCGTCGAGGTCGGCAAGAACTACGCCGAGGCCGACGTGGAGGTTGCTGAGGCGATTGATTTCCTGGAGTACTACGCGCGCAGCGCCATGAAGTACGCGGGTTTCGGTGCGGCCGAGACGACGTGGTTCGAGGGTGAGGAGAACGGCCTGATGTTCATGCCGGTGGGCGTGGGCGTCAGCATCAGCCCGTGGAACTTCCCGTGCGCGATCTTCCTGGGGATGCTGGCCGCGCCGATCGTGGCGGGCAACTGCGTGATCGCCAAACCCGCTGAGGACAGCGGCCTGATCGCGGGCATGATGGTAGACATCCTGCTGGAGGCGGGGCTGCCCGCCGGGGTGCTGCAGTTCCTGCCCGGCGTGGGCAAGGAAGTCGGCGAGTACCTGACGACGCACGCGAAGACGCGCTTCATCACGTTCACGGGGAGCCGCGCGGTGGGCCTGCACATCAACGAGGTGGCCGCGAAGACCCAGCCGGGCCAGAAGTGGATCAAGAAGGTCATTCTGGAACTGGGCGGTAAGGACGGCCTGATCGTGGACGAGACCGCCGATCTGGACGTGGCGGTCACGGCGGCGGTGCAGGGTGCCTTCGGTTTCAACGGGCAGAAGTGCAGCGCCATGAGCCGCCTGATCGTGGTGGACAGCGTGTACGACGCCGTGGTCAGTGGCTTCGTGGAGCGCACGAAGGCCCTGAAGGTGGGCACGGGCGAGGAGAACGCGAACGTCACGGCGGTCGTGAACCAGATGAGCTTCGACAAGATCAAAGGGTACCTGGAACTGGCCCCCAGCGAGGGCAAGGTGCTGCTGGGCGGCGAGGCCCCCGGCGAGGCGAACGGCAAGCAGGGGTATTACGTGCAGCCGACCATCGTGGGCGACGTGAAGCGCGACGCGCGGCTGGCGCAGGAGGAGATCTTCGGGCCGGTCGTGTCCGTGATCCGCGCGCGGGACTGGCAGGACGCGCTGGACATCGCGAACAGCACCGAGTACGGCCTGACGGGCGGCGTCTGCAGCCGTGACCGCGCCCGGCTGGAGCAGGCGCGGCACGAGTTCGAGGCGGGAAACCTGTACTTCAACCGCAAGATCACGGGCGCCATCGTGGGCGTGCAGCCGTTCGGCGGGTACAACATGAGCGGCACGGACAGCAAGGCGGGCGGCCCGGACTACCTGGCGAACTTCATGCAGCTCAAGACCGTCACCGAGCGCTGGTAA
- a CDS encoding proline dehydrogenase family protein — MIDQLYRKAVLTVAGQKTIENIVRARGWGVAQRFVAGESIQTALNAVKELEKDGVLANLDLLGEFIDSPEKCTAFADNVLNLMDAAHAQGIKPYVSVKLSSVGQGKTVEGGDLGLTNARRIVGRAKQYGGFVCLDMEDHPRVDITLAQLRTLIGEFGHEHVGSVLQSYLYRSEADRAALDDLHPNLRIVKGAYLEPETVAMPVKADVDASYRKLVYAHMKAGNYVNVATHDESIIRDVQHFVLANGISKDAFEFQMLYGIRRDLQKNLAAAGYRVRAYIPYGRDWYPYFSRRIAERPANVMFVLRGMLKG; from the coding sequence ATGATCGACCAGCTGTACCGCAAAGCCGTCCTGACCGTCGCCGGGCAGAAAACCATCGAGAACATCGTGCGCGCCCGAGGCTGGGGCGTCGCCCAGCGCTTCGTGGCCGGCGAGAGCATCCAGACCGCCCTGAACGCTGTGAAGGAACTGGAAAAGGACGGCGTCCTGGCCAACCTCGACCTGCTGGGCGAATTCATCGACTCGCCTGAGAAATGCACCGCGTTCGCCGACAACGTCCTGAACCTCATGGACGCCGCGCACGCCCAGGGCATCAAACCGTACGTCAGCGTGAAGCTCAGCAGCGTCGGCCAGGGCAAGACCGTGGAGGGCGGGGACCTGGGCCTCACCAACGCCCGCCGCATCGTGGGCCGCGCCAAACAGTACGGCGGGTTCGTGTGCCTCGACATGGAAGACCACCCGCGCGTGGACATCACCCTCGCGCAGCTCCGCACCCTGATCGGCGAGTTCGGCCACGAGCACGTGGGCAGCGTCCTCCAGTCGTACCTGTACCGCAGCGAGGCCGACCGCGCCGCGCTGGACGACCTGCACCCCAACCTCCGGATCGTCAAGGGCGCGTACCTGGAACCCGAGACAGTCGCCATGCCCGTCAAGGCCGACGTGGATGCCAGCTACCGCAAACTCGTGTACGCCCACATGAAAGCCGGGAACTACGTGAACGTCGCCACGCACGACGAGAGCATCATCCGCGACGTGCAGCACTTCGTCCTTGCCAACGGAATCAGCAAGGACGCCTTCGAATTCCAGATGCTGTACGGCATCCGCCGCGACCTCCAGAAGAACCTCGCTGCCGCCGGCTACCGCGTCCGCGCGTACATCCCCTACGGCCGCGACTGGTACCCGTACTTCTCGCGCCGCATCGCCGAACGCCCCGCCAACGTCATGTTCGTGCTGCGCGGCATGCTCAAAGGCTGA
- a CDS encoding GntR family transcriptional regulator, which translates to MTSFERPTLVRDGVYEHLRRAVLDGDIAPGERLGEVELGAQLGVSRTPIREALMRLTQDGLLVAEANKGVRVRTLSADEARDTYVVREELDGLAAALAAQHHTPADATDLRRALGALQRAPSHDYREQTRLDLAYHRAITAATHNAALADLNRDLEQRVALIKHQTRTYNAHPQTDAQHADILNAILARDPDAARQAARTHVRTFAALVLQNLAQPTPPEKQA; encoded by the coding sequence ATGACCTCTTTCGAGCGCCCCACTCTGGTCCGCGACGGCGTCTACGAACACCTGCGCCGCGCCGTGCTGGACGGCGACATCGCACCCGGCGAACGCCTCGGCGAGGTGGAACTCGGCGCGCAACTCGGCGTGTCCCGCACGCCCATCCGCGAGGCCCTGATGCGCCTGACCCAGGACGGCCTGCTCGTCGCCGAGGCGAACAAGGGCGTGCGCGTCCGCACCCTCAGCGCCGACGAGGCCCGCGACACCTACGTCGTCCGTGAGGAGCTCGACGGACTGGCCGCCGCCCTCGCCGCCCAGCACCACACGCCCGCCGACGCCACCGACCTGCGCCGCGCCCTGGGCGCCCTGCAACGCGCCCCCAGCCACGACTACCGCGAACAGACCCGGCTGGACCTCGCGTACCACCGCGCCATCACCGCCGCCACACACAACGCCGCGCTGGCCGACCTGAACCGCGACCTCGAACAGCGCGTCGCGCTCATCAAGCACCAGACCCGCACGTACAACGCCCACCCCCAGACCGACGCCCAGCACGCCGACATCCTGAACGCCATCCTGGCGCGCGACCCGGACGCCGCCCGTCAGGCCGCCCGCACGCACGTCCGCACCTTCGCCGCCCTGGTCCTCCAGAACCTCGCCCAGCCCACCCCACCGGAGAAACAAGCATGA
- a CDS encoding cold-shock protein yields MAVGKVKWFNAEKGFGFIQTEGSPDVFAHFSAIQSTGFKKLNEGDEVEFEVEEGQRGKGPQAKNIVVTKAAPVSEYGGNRRDDRW; encoded by the coding sequence ATGGCTGTAGGTAAAGTGAAATGGTTTAACGCGGAGAAGGGCTTCGGTTTCATTCAGACGGAAGGGAGCCCCGACGTGTTCGCGCACTTCAGCGCCATCCAGAGCACCGGCTTCAAGAAGCTCAACGAGGGCGATGAAGTCGAGTTCGAAGTGGAAGAAGGCCAGCGCGGCAAGGGCCCGCAGGCCAAGAACATCGTCGTGACGAAGGCCGCGCCCGTCAGCGAGTACGGCGGCAACCGCCGCGACGACCGCTGGTAA
- a CDS encoding M3 family metallopeptidase has protein sequence MTATQTDTTGVSNPLLNVGFRIPFDRIRPEHAASAVDTLLARTQEKLEQLAAAPQRDFANFMADLDTLTEQLDTVNTIVHHLDAVISSPEWTAAKMEILPRTTEFYTRLGLHEGLWEAVKGFAATPQAAALDPVRARHLQTAIDGFRREGADLQGEARDRLLTLNTRLAEVTSTFSRNVLESTAAYELYVPTERLAGVPQRVQDATRRDAQGKGQDGHRLTLHAPTLLPILTYADDRELRRELWQAQGQLGVQEGRDNRPLIREILQLRREKATLLGFRNFADYVLQDRMAGSGDRALSFERDLDARTRPAFERENAELVAFYHEQAGADAPELQPWDGAYWAEKQRQAKYDFDEEALRPYFPMDGVLTGMFEIVRRVFGVTVSESQAPGWHPEVRYYDIHDENGTHVASFYTDWFPRDSKRAGAWMNAFITGGPREDGVDPHLGLMCGNMTPPDADTPALLSIREVETVFHEFGHLLHHALARVSVRSLSGTRVAWDFVELPSQIMENWVMEREALDLFARHYQTGQTIPEDLFGRMIAARNYRAANAAMRQYSFGLTDLSLHVEFDPTGDADPLPYARDIMATFIPFPLPDTYAQIASFNHLFSSPVGYGAGYYSYKWAEVLDADAFSRFAQEGIFNRDTGRAFVDSVLSRGNSADPAELYREFMGRDPDADALLRRSGLL, from the coding sequence ATGACTGCAACCCAGACCGATACGACCGGCGTGAGCAACCCCCTGCTGAACGTCGGATTCCGCATTCCCTTCGACCGCATCCGTCCCGAGCACGCTGCCAGTGCCGTGGACACCCTGCTGGCCCGGACGCAGGAGAAACTCGAGCAGCTGGCCGCCGCGCCGCAACGCGACTTCGCGAACTTCATGGCGGACCTCGACACCCTGACCGAGCAGCTGGACACCGTGAACACCATCGTGCACCACCTGGACGCCGTGATCAGCAGCCCCGAATGGACCGCCGCCAAGATGGAGATCCTGCCCCGCACCACCGAGTTCTACACCCGCCTGGGCCTGCACGAGGGCCTCTGGGAAGCGGTCAAGGGCTTCGCCGCCACCCCCCAGGCCGCCGCGCTGGACCCCGTCCGCGCCCGGCACCTGCAGACGGCCATCGACGGGTTCCGCCGCGAGGGCGCCGACCTGCAGGGCGAGGCCCGCGACCGCCTGCTGACCCTGAACACCCGGCTGGCGGAAGTGACCAGCACCTTCTCCCGCAACGTCCTGGAATCCACCGCCGCGTACGAACTGTACGTGCCGACCGAGCGGCTGGCCGGCGTGCCGCAGCGCGTGCAGGACGCCACCCGCCGCGACGCGCAGGGCAAGGGCCAGGACGGTCACCGTCTGACCCTGCACGCGCCCACCCTGCTGCCCATCCTGACCTACGCCGACGACCGCGAACTGCGCCGCGAACTGTGGCAGGCGCAGGGACAGCTGGGCGTGCAGGAGGGCCGCGACAACCGCCCCCTGATCCGCGAGATCCTGCAACTGCGCCGCGAGAAGGCCACGCTGCTGGGCTTCCGGAACTTCGCGGACTACGTGCTGCAGGACCGCATGGCCGGCAGCGGCGACCGCGCCCTGAGCTTCGAACGCGACCTGGACGCCCGCACCCGCCCCGCCTTCGAACGCGAGAACGCCGAACTGGTCGCCTTCTACCACGAGCAGGCCGGCGCGGACGCCCCGGAACTGCAACCCTGGGACGGCGCGTACTGGGCCGAGAAGCAGCGGCAGGCCAAGTACGACTTCGACGAGGAAGCCCTGCGCCCGTACTTCCCGATGGACGGCGTGCTGACGGGAATGTTCGAGATCGTGCGGCGCGTGTTCGGCGTGACCGTCAGCGAATCGCAGGCCCCCGGCTGGCACCCGGAAGTTCGCTACTACGACATTCACGACGAGAACGGCACGCACGTCGCGAGCTTCTACACCGACTGGTTCCCGCGTGACAGCAAACGCGCCGGCGCCTGGATGAACGCCTTCATCACCGGTGGCCCCCGCGAGGACGGCGTGGACCCCCACCTGGGCCTGATGTGCGGCAACATGACCCCCCCCGACGCCGACACGCCCGCCCTGCTGTCCATCCGCGAGGTCGAGACCGTCTTCCACGAGTTCGGGCACCTGCTGCACCACGCGCTGGCCCGTGTGAGCGTCCGGAGCCTCAGCGGCACCCGCGTCGCCTGGGACTTCGTGGAACTGCCCAGCCAGATCATGGAGAACTGGGTCATGGAACGCGAGGCGCTCGACCTGTTCGCCCGCCACTACCAGACCGGCCAGACCATCCCCGAGGACCTGTTCGGGCGCATGATCGCCGCCCGCAACTACCGCGCCGCGAACGCCGCCATGCGCCAGTACTCCTTCGGCCTGACCGACCTGAGCCTGCACGTGGAATTCGACCCGACCGGCGACGCCGACCCCCTGCCGTACGCGCGGGACATCATGGCGACCTTCATCCCGTTCCCGCTGCCCGACACGTACGCGCAGATCGCCAGTTTCAACCACCTGTTCAGCAGCCCCGTCGGGTACGGCGCAGGCTACTACAGCTACAAGTGGGCCGAGGTGCTCGACGCCGACGCCTTCAGCCGCTTCGCGCAGGAAGGCATCTTCAACCGCGACACCGGCCGCGCCTTCGTGGACAGCGTCCTGAGCCGGGGCAACAGCGCCGACCCGGCCGAACTGTACCGCGAGTTCATGGGCCGCGACCCCGACGCCGACGCCCTGCTGCGCCGCAGCGGCCTGCTGTAA
- a CDS encoding CAP domain-containing protein, whose amino-acid sequence MWNPKRTLGALAALLALGLPGTTQAAPTPAESQLMVRLNQVRAQGVICPGSGRRPVAGALSYSPELAAAARIQAGYMSSSGRITHTGADGSTPKVRAASTGVNAVSVTEIIYMGGGVNPEQAVRWWLNSAVHCYWMNENRYTHVGAAVVQGSRGTSYVMVLSSQPR is encoded by the coding sequence ATGTGGAACCCCAAGCGGACGCTTGGCGCACTGGCGGCCCTTCTGGCCCTCGGTCTGCCCGGCACCACCCAGGCCGCCCCCACCCCCGCCGAGAGTCAGCTGATGGTCCGGCTGAATCAGGTGCGTGCCCAGGGCGTCATCTGCCCCGGCAGCGGGCGGCGCCCCGTGGCGGGCGCACTCAGCTACTCGCCGGAACTGGCCGCCGCCGCGCGCATCCAGGCCGGGTACATGAGCAGCAGCGGCCGCATCACCCACACCGGCGCCGACGGCTCCACCCCCAAGGTCCGCGCGGCCAGCACCGGCGTGAATGCCGTCAGCGTCACCGAGATCATCTACATGGGCGGCGGCGTGAACCCCGAACAGGCCGTGCGCTGGTGGCTGAACTCGGCGGTCCACTGCTACTGGATGAACGAGAATCGCTACACCCACGTGGGCGCCGCCGTCGTGCAGGGCTCACGCGGCACCTCGTACGTGATGGTCCTGAGCAGCCAGCCCCGCTGA
- a CDS encoding 3-hydroxybutyrate dehydrogenase produces MTQDTHQRAALVTGGTSGIGLATAQRLAQDGLWVAVLDLDRPQAREVAREHDLTFIGADLSRREDCRRAIDETVTALGGLDVLVNNAGFQHIDPIAEFPEDTWDAMLHVMLTAPFLLSRYAWPHLTRSGQGRIVNVASIHGHVASPFKSAYVSAKHGLIGLTRTAALEAGEQGLTVNAVCPGYVRTPLVEGQIADQARTRGLTVQEVEQRVMLEPAAIKRLLDPQDVAALISYVVSPAAWGMTGAVLDLDLGWTAR; encoded by the coding sequence ATGACGCAAGACACGCATCAGAGGGCCGCGCTGGTCACGGGCGGCACCAGTGGGATCGGGCTGGCGACCGCGCAGCGCCTCGCGCAGGATGGGCTGTGGGTGGCGGTGCTGGACCTGGACCGGCCGCAGGCCCGCGAGGTGGCGCGAGAGCACGACCTGACGTTCATCGGCGCGGACCTGTCGCGCCGCGAGGACTGCCGCCGCGCCATCGACGAGACCGTGACGGCACTGGGCGGCCTGGATGTTCTGGTGAACAATGCGGGCTTCCAGCACATCGATCCCATCGCGGAGTTCCCGGAGGACACCTGGGACGCGATGCTGCACGTCATGCTGACCGCGCCGTTCCTGCTGAGCCGGTACGCGTGGCCGCACCTGACGCGCAGCGGGCAGGGCCGGATCGTGAACGTGGCGAGCATCCACGGGCACGTCGCCAGTCCGTTCAAGAGTGCGTACGTGAGCGCGAAGCACGGTCTGATCGGCCTGACCCGCACGGCGGCGCTGGAGGCCGGCGAGCAGGGCCTGACCGTGAACGCCGTCTGCCCCGGCTACGTGCGTACGCCGCTGGTCGAGGGGCAGATCGCGGATCAGGCCCGCACGCGCGGCCTGACGGTGCAGGAGGTCGAGCAGCGGGTGATGCTGGAGCCCGCCGCCATCAAGCGCCTGCTGGACCCACAGGACGTGGCGGCGCTGATCAGTTACGTGGTCAGCCCGGCCGCGTGGGGCATGACCGGCGCGGTCCTGGATCTGGACCTGGGCTGGACCGCCCGGTAA
- a CDS encoding BTAD domain-containing putative transcriptional regulator, whose amino-acid sequence MTLHWRDLTSARRTRLPAVRGAVARPRLLAALDARVLLVTAPAGYGKTTALAEAAAARSGPAAWLTLDADDADPLVLAASLSLAVQGLPGGARPGEALGAGASPRRVAGLVADVLDGCGALLVLDEAQVLSGTPGAALLGGLLGPGGGRLALLSRTALDLPELARLEVSGEAARLSAAELAFTPPEIAALFAAQGLNASGAEVRAAHAVTEGWPIAARFLAQAAAQGRVTLADLADLEGSGAPLGTLFTYLAQEVLGPLDPSLRGLLTRSSVFEELIPALLEDALNEPYARELLDALAGSGTFLTRSGEDTYRAHPLLRAHLRSLLPPAEARGIAARGAAFFERTGRLRRALAAHLLAGNTARAAALLSARGGVWLAQGRVTLVDRSLARLPRADWTPALHALAGDALRLASRYDEARAEYALAGALERALGEVRLALDTVQPALAWGPLDEAAALVDGGCVQDELRRLRAENLLNAGQLAQAVALEPGLRGTARYALRSGDLDAALARAHSLADGETGGARAAQNHREGLLLASFLHAARGEVAPAQACAHRGLSEGERLESPFVQSLALARLGHAQQAAGDFAAARESYDAALRQAQPVTGRLRVEPLMGLAALAGRAGDGARAHALTAEARGQTGGDSYIAGLLELTSALGLAQGPQSAQAVRGLQEAATLFEACGDAFGQAAASLALFALDAGPASQAAQAVAAYPFLLGAPSLFAPASTRAARAALLARLGGAQPGAHGALAGAARLLGYEAVPDPADTPGFEAHVQVLGRVAVTRGDGRAREWGRARARDLLALLAVHPAGLPREAAQEALFPGADPGVGERNFRVTLHALGQVLEEGARSGVFLERGDWLRLRPGPDLHVDLAAAWTLLAQATGTPGRLDGLLLLPPALADVDLDDVVREAGRYAAALPEALTAEAEVALAVARPDQAVRAAERALTLDPAHEPAARALMRAHYALGRGAAAGRVYAALTAALAELDLRPLPDTQALWQALAGTRS is encoded by the coding sequence GTGACCCTTCACTGGCGGGATCTGACGTCCGCGCGGCGCACGCGGCTGCCGGCGGTGCGTGGCGCGGTGGCGCGCCCGCGCCTGCTCGCGGCGCTGGACGCGCGGGTGCTGCTCGTGACCGCCCCGGCCGGGTACGGAAAGACGACCGCGCTGGCGGAGGCGGCTGCGGCGCGTTCCGGCCCGGCCGCGTGGCTGACGCTGGACGCGGACGACGCCGATCCGCTGGTGCTGGCGGCCAGTCTGTCCCTGGCGGTGCAGGGCCTGCCGGGCGGCGCGCGTCCCGGCGAGGCGCTGGGCGCGGGGGCGTCGCCGCGGCGGGTGGCGGGACTGGTGGCCGACGTGCTGGACGGCTGCGGGGCGCTGCTGGTGCTGGACGAGGCGCAGGTGCTGTCGGGCACGCCCGGCGCGGCGCTGCTGGGCGGGCTGCTCGGGCCGGGTGGGGGGCGGCTGGCGCTGCTGTCGCGCACGGCGCTGGACCTGCCGGAACTGGCGCGGCTGGAGGTGTCCGGGGAGGCGGCGCGGCTGTCGGCGGCGGAACTGGCGTTCACGCCTCCGGAGATCGCGGCGCTGTTCGCGGCGCAGGGCCTGAACGCGTCGGGGGCGGAGGTCCGGGCGGCGCACGCGGTCACCGAGGGCTGGCCGATCGCGGCGCGGTTTCTGGCGCAGGCGGCCGCGCAGGGCCGCGTGACCCTGGCGGATCTGGCGGACCTGGAGGGCAGCGGCGCGCCGCTGGGGACGCTGTTCACGTACCTCGCGCAGGAGGTGCTGGGGCCGCTCGATCCGTCGCTGCGGGGCCTGCTGACGCGCAGCAGCGTGTTCGAGGAACTGATTCCGGCGCTGCTGGAGGACGCGCTGAACGAACCGTACGCCCGTGAACTGCTCGACGCGCTGGCCGGGAGCGGCACGTTCCTGACCCGTTCGGGCGAGGACACGTACCGGGCGCATCCGTTGCTGCGCGCGCACCTGCGCAGCCTGCTGCCGCCGGCCGAGGCGCGCGGGATCGCGGCGCGCGGCGCGGCGTTCTTCGAGCGGACCGGGCGGCTGAGGCGGGCGCTGGCAGCGCACCTGCTGGCCGGGAACACGGCGCGGGCGGCGGCGCTGCTCTCGGCGCGGGGGGGCGTGTGGCTGGCGCAGGGCCGCGTGACGCTGGTGGACCGCAGCCTCGCGCGGCTGCCGCGTGCCGACTGGACGCCCGCCCTGCACGCCCTGGCCGGGGACGCCCTGCGGCTGGCCAGCCGGTACGACGAGGCCCGCGCCGAGTACGCGCTGGCAGGGGCGCTGGAGCGCGCGCTGGGTGAGGTTCGGCTGGCGCTGGATACCGTGCAGCCCGCCCTGGCGTGGGGGCCGCTGGACGAGGCGGCGGCGCTGGTGGACGGCGGGTGCGTTCAGGACGAGCTGCGGCGCCTGCGGGCCGAGAACCTGCTGAACGCCGGGCAGCTGGCGCAGGCCGTGGCGCTGGAACCCGGCCTGCGCGGCACGGCGCGTTACGCGCTGCGCTCCGGGGATCTGGACGCGGCGCTCGCGCGGGCGCACTCACTCGCGGACGGCGAGACGGGCGGCGCGCGGGCCGCGCAGAATCACCGCGAGGGTCTGCTGCTGGCCAGTTTCCTGCACGCGGCGCGTGGCGAGGTGGCCCCGGCGCAGGCCTGCGCGCACCGGGGCCTGAGCGAGGGCGAGCGGCTGGAGAGTCCCTTCGTGCAGTCGCTGGCGCTGGCGCGACTGGGGCACGCGCAGCAGGCGGCGGGGGACTTCGCGGCGGCGCGCGAGAGTTACGACGCGGCGCTGCGGCAGGCGCAGCCGGTCACGGGTCGCCTGCGGGTCGAGCCGCTGATGGGCCTCGCGGCGCTGGCCGGCCGGGCCGGGGACGGGGCGCGCGCGCACGCCCTGACCGCCGAGGCGCGCGGGCAGACCGGCGGGGACAGCTACATCGCGGGCCTGCTGGAACTCACGTCGGCGCTGGGACTGGCGCAGGGGCCGCAATCGGCGCAGGCGGTCCGGGGATTGCAGGAGGCCGCCACGCTGTTCGAGGCGTGCGGGGACGCGTTCGGGCAGGCTGCCGCCTCACTGGCCCTGTTTGCGCTGGACGCCGGGCCGGCCAGTCAGGCGGCGCAGGCGGTGGCCGCGTACCCGTTCCTGCTGGGTGCGCCGTCGCTGTTCGCACCGGCCAGTACCCGGGCCGCGCGCGCGGCGCTGCTGGCCCGGCTGGGCGGGGCGCAACCCGGCGCGCACGGGGCGCTGGCCGGGGCGGCGCGCCTGCTGGGGTACGAGGCGGTGCCTGACCCAGCCGACACGCCGGGCTTCGAGGCACACGTGCAGGTGCTGGGCCGCGTGGCAGTCACGCGCGGGGACGGACGGGCGCGCGAGTGGGGCCGCGCCCGGGCGCGTGACCTGCTGGCCCTGCTGGCCGTGCATCCGGCGGGCCTGCCGCGCGAGGCGGCGCAGGAGGCGCTGTTCCCGGGCGCGGACCCCGGCGTGGGTGAACGGAACTTCCGCGTGACCCTGCACGCCCTGGGGCAGGTGCTGGAGGAGGGGGCGCGCAGCGGCGTGTTCCTGGAACGCGGCGACTGGCTGCGGCTGCGGCCAGGGCCGGACCTGCACGTCGATCTGGCGGCCGCCTGGACGCTGCTGGCGCAGGCGACGGGCACACCGGGCCGCCTGGACGGCCTGCTGCTCCTCCCGCCCGCGCTGGCCGATGTGGACCTGGACGACGTGGTCCGCGAGGCCGGGCGGTACGCGGCGGCCCTGCCCGAGGCGCTGACCGCCGAGGCGGAGGTCGCGCTGGCCGTGGCCCGCCCGGATCAGGCGGTGAGGGCCGCCGAACGCGCCCTGACCCTGGACCCGGCGCATGAACCGGCCGCGCGGGCCCTGATGCGCGCACACTACGCCCTGGGGCGCGGCGCGGCGGCCGGGCGGGTGTACGCGGCGCTCACGGCGGCGCTGGCCGAGCTGGACCTGCGGCCCCTGCCGGACACGCAGGCGCTGTGGCAGGCGCTGGCCGGAACGCGCTCCTGA
- a CDS encoding ABC transporter ATP-binding protein: MTDTLNRTTPAANDVGQELRIEGLAAGYGKVQVLWDVTLHAAPGEFVAVIGANGAGKTTTLRAVSGVVKPTAGRITLGGVDITRASPSQAVALGLGHVPEGRELFAHMTVRENLELGAAMSAPARAHAAATLGEVYALFPRLQERSAQLAGTLSGGEQQMVAVGRALMARPSVLIVDEPSLGLSPLMTQTVFGALKAVNARGVTVVLVEQNVNLSLKLAHRAYVLENGQVVNEGTGAALLADPAVREAYLAL, encoded by the coding sequence ATGACGGACACACTGAATCGGACGACCCCCGCAGCGAACGATGTGGGGCAGGAATTGAGGATCGAGGGTCTGGCTGCCGGGTACGGGAAGGTGCAGGTGCTGTGGGACGTGACGCTGCACGCCGCGCCGGGCGAGTTCGTGGCCGTGATCGGCGCGAACGGGGCGGGCAAGACGACCACGCTGCGGGCCGTGAGCGGCGTGGTGAAACCCACGGCGGGCCGCATCACGCTGGGTGGCGTGGACATCACGCGGGCCTCGCCCAGTCAGGCGGTCGCGCTGGGCCTGGGGCACGTGCCGGAGGGCCGCGAGCTGTTCGCGCACATGACGGTGCGCGAGAACCTGGAGCTGGGCGCAGCCATGAGTGCCCCGGCCCGCGCCCACGCCGCCGCGACCCTGGGCGAGGTGTACGCGCTGTTCCCGCGCCTTCAGGAGCGTTCGGCGCAGCTGGCGGGCACGCTGTCCGGCGGCGAGCAGCAGATGGTCGCGGTGGGCCGCGCGCTGATGGCCCGTCCCAGCGTCCTGATCGTGGACGAACCCAGCCTGGGCCTGTCGCCCCTGATGACGCAGACGGTGTTCGGGGCCCTGAAGGCCGTGAACGCGCGGGGCGTGACGGTCGTGCTGGTCGAGCAGAACGTGAACCTGAGCCTGAAACTGGCGCACCGGGCTTACGTGCTGGAAAACGGGCAGGTCGTCAACGAGGGCACGGGCGCGGCGCTGCTGGCCGACCCGGCGGTACGCGAGGCGTACCTGGCGCTGTGA